In Bradyrhizobium lablabi, one DNA window encodes the following:
- the apaG gene encoding Co2+/Mg2+ efflux protein ApaG, whose protein sequence is MYRAVTRQIEVTVEPHFMPDRSSVEKHEYFWSYTIVITNNGEETVQLLSRFWIITDASGHKKEVPGKGVVGEQPVLAPGERFEYTSGVPLPTTSGFMTGRYQMVSESGERFEIDVPTFSLDSPDIKRVLN, encoded by the coding sequence ATGTACCGCGCCGTTACCCGCCAGATCGAAGTCACCGTCGAGCCGCATTTCATGCCGGACCGCTCGTCGGTCGAAAAGCATGAATATTTCTGGTCCTACACCATCGTCATCACCAATAACGGCGAGGAGACGGTACAACTGCTGAGCCGGTTCTGGATCATCACCGACGCCTCAGGCCACAAAAAAGAAGTTCCCGGCAAGGGCGTGGTCGGCGAGCAGCCGGTGCTCGCCCCGGGCGAGCGCTTCGAATATACCAGCGGCGTGCCGCTTCCGACCACGTCCGGCTTCATGACCGGGCGCTATCAAATGGTGAGCGAGAGCGGCGAGCGGTTCGAGATCGACGTGCCGACGTTCTCGCTCGACAGCCCGGACATCAAGCGGGTGTTGAACTAG
- a CDS encoding OpgC domain-containing protein codes for MTSIADRIAGPPLATQAAALASDAAAAPALPTFSLPVGGERELRLDLFRGLALWLIFIDHLPPNILTWFTLRNYGFSDATEIFIFISGYTAAFVYGRAMLEVGFVVATARILRRVWQIYVAHVFLFTIFLAEISYVATSFENPLYSEEMGIMDFLKQPDATIVQALLLRFRPVNMDVLPLYIVLMLFLPVILWLMRWKADIALALSVLLYALTWHYDWYLSAYPNGYWAFNPLAWQLLFVFGAWCALSGAKRMTRLLSSPVTLWISFAYLFAAFLVTLTWYIPQLNHLMPRLLEQWMYPIDKTDLDVLRFAHFLALAAITVRFLPRDWPGLKSPWLKPLILCGQHSLEIFCLGVFLAFAGHFVLAEVSGGAALHFVISISGILIMCAVAWVISWYKHSADKGASRTKSTGGNADLAGGG; via the coding sequence ATGACGTCAATTGCCGATCGAATCGCCGGACCACCGCTCGCGACGCAGGCGGCTGCGCTTGCCTCCGACGCTGCAGCTGCGCCGGCGCTGCCGACGTTCTCGCTTCCTGTGGGCGGCGAGCGCGAATTGCGGCTCGATCTGTTTCGAGGGCTCGCGCTGTGGCTGATCTTCATCGACCACCTGCCGCCCAATATCCTGACCTGGTTCACGCTCCGCAATTACGGCTTCAGCGACGCCACCGAAATCTTCATCTTCATCTCCGGCTACACCGCGGCCTTTGTCTACGGCCGCGCCATGCTGGAGGTCGGCTTCGTGGTCGCGACCGCGCGCATCCTGCGCCGGGTCTGGCAGATCTATGTCGCGCATGTGTTCCTGTTCACGATCTTTCTGGCGGAGATTTCCTATGTCGCCACCAGTTTCGAGAACCCGCTTTATTCCGAAGAAATGGGGATCATGGATTTCTTGAAACAGCCCGACGCCACCATCGTCCAGGCGCTGCTGTTGCGATTCCGGCCCGTCAACATGGACGTGCTGCCGCTCTATATCGTGCTGATGCTGTTTCTCCCCGTGATCCTGTGGCTGATGAGATGGAAGGCCGACATCGCGCTGGCGCTCTCGGTTCTGCTGTATGCCCTGACCTGGCATTATGACTGGTATCTGTCGGCCTATCCGAACGGCTACTGGGCCTTCAACCCGCTCGCCTGGCAATTATTGTTCGTATTCGGCGCCTGGTGCGCGCTCAGCGGCGCCAAGCGGATGACGCGGCTTCTCTCCTCGCCGGTCACGCTGTGGATTTCTTTTGCCTATCTGTTCGCGGCGTTCTTGGTGACGCTGACCTGGTACATCCCGCAATTGAACCATCTGATGCCGCGGCTACTCGAACAATGGATGTATCCGATCGACAAGACCGATCTCGACGTGCTGCGGTTCGCGCATTTTCTGGCGCTGGCGGCGATCACTGTGCGTTTCCTGCCGAGGGACTGGCCCGGATTGAAATCGCCCTGGCTCAAGCCGCTGATCCTGTGCGGGCAGCATTCCCTTGAGATTTTCTGCCTCGGTGTCTTCCTGGCGTTTGCCGGGCATTTTGTCCTTGCCGAGGTTTCCGGCGGTGCAGCACTGCATTTCGTTATCAGTATTTCCGGAATCCTGATCATGTGCGCCGTGGCCTGGGTTATTTCGTGGTACAAGCACTCCGCCGACAAGGGTGCCTCACGCACAAAAAGCACCGGCGGCAATGCTGATTTGGCAGGAGGGGGTTGA